The proteins below are encoded in one region of Deinococcota bacterium:
- a CDS encoding Na+/H+ antiporter subunit D, producing the protein MSWLLVLPILIPLLSAALTFLFWGSLRVQRSLSMLGAFGLLGVSVLLLMTVSQGGILAVQVGDWPAPFGITLVADHLSAIMVVMAGIMAAAIAVYASGSIDERRERYSFHPLVHALLTGVCGAFLTGDLFNFYVWIEVLLISSFVLLALGGERAQLDGAVKYVTINLLASLLLLTAIALTYGMTGTLNMADLAVKLPGVANTGLVTAVAMLFIIALGLKSAVFPLFFWLPASYHTPPAVVSALFAGLLTKVGVYALLRLFTLIFTGDLAFTHTALLWIGGLTMVTGVLGAVAQNDFRRILSVHIVSQIGYMIMGLALFTPLALAGAVFYVVHNIIAKTNLFLISGVTERLAGSYELKKLGGLYRAYPFLSLLFLVSALGLAGLPPSSGFFAKLLLAQAGLEQGAYLIVATALGVGVLTLFSMTKIWSQAFWEPLPKGMRPLPQGYRGLTAMLAPIAVLAALVVAMGIGFAPVFELSMRAAEDMLNPAGYIEAVLGPAPATIPAAATPAITPALNEVGP; encoded by the coding sequence GTGAGCTGGCTGCTGGTTCTGCCCATCCTGATTCCGCTGCTGAGTGCCGCCCTGACCTTTCTCTTCTGGGGCTCCCTGCGGGTGCAGCGCAGCCTCAGCATGCTGGGCGCCTTTGGCCTGCTCGGCGTCTCCGTCCTCTTGCTGATGACGGTGAGCCAGGGGGGCATCTTGGCCGTTCAGGTCGGCGACTGGCCCGCACCGTTTGGCATCACCCTGGTGGCCGACCACCTGAGCGCCATCATGGTGGTGATGGCCGGCATCATGGCGGCGGCGATCGCCGTCTACGCCTCGGGCTCGATCGACGAGCGCCGCGAGCGCTACAGCTTCCACCCGCTCGTCCACGCGCTCCTGACCGGCGTCTGCGGCGCCTTTCTGACCGGCGACCTCTTCAACTTCTACGTGTGGATCGAGGTCTTGCTCATCTCCTCCTTCGTGCTCTTGGCCCTGGGCGGCGAAAGGGCGCAGCTCGACGGGGCGGTCAAGTACGTGACCATCAACCTGCTCGCCTCCTTGCTCTTGCTCACGGCGATCGCGCTCACCTACGGCATGACGGGTACCTTGAACATGGCCGACCTCGCCGTGAAGCTGCCGGGGGTGGCGAACACCGGCCTGGTGACGGCCGTCGCCATGCTCTTCATCATCGCGCTCGGGCTCAAGTCGGCGGTCTTCCCGCTCTTTTTCTGGCTGCCGGCCTCCTACCACACCCCACCGGCGGTGGTCTCGGCGCTCTTCGCCGGGCTCCTGACCAAGGTGGGCGTCTACGCGCTGCTGCGCCTCTTCACGCTCATCTTTACGGGCGACCTCGCCTTTACCCACACCGCCCTGTTGTGGATCGGCGGGCTGACCATGGTGACCGGGGTTCTGGGCGCGGTCGCGCAAAACGACTTTCGCCGCATCCTCTCGGTGCATATCGTCAGCCAGATCGGCTACATGATCATGGGCCTGGCGCTGTTTACGCCGCTGGCTCTGGCCGGCGCGGTCTTCTACGTGGTCCACAACATCATCGCCAAGACCAACCTGTTCCTGATCAGCGGAGTGACCGAGCGCTTGGCCGGCTCCTATGAGCTCAAGAAGCTCGGCGGCCTCTACCGTGCCTATCCCTTCTTGTCGCTGCTCTTTTTGGTGTCCGCGCTGGGCCTGGCCGGGCTGCCGCCCAGTTCGGGCTTTTTCGCCAAGCTCCTGCTGGCTCAGGCCGGCCTCGAGCAGGGCGCCTACCTGATCGTGGCGACCGCGCTCGGCGTCGGCGTCTTGACCCTCTTCTCGATGACCAAGATCTGGTCGCAGGCCTTTTGGGAGCCCCTGCCCAAGGGCATGAGGCCGCTGCCCCAAGGCTACCGCGGCCTGACCGCGATGCTCGCGCCCATCGCCGTCCTGGCCGCCCTGGTGGTCGCCATGGGCATCGGCTTCGCGCCCGTCTTCGAGCTCAGCATGCGCGCCGCCGAGGACATGCTGAATCCTGCCGGCTATATCGAGGCGGTGCTGGGGCCGGCCCCGGCGACCATCCCTGCGGCGGCCACCCCAGCGATCACCCCGGCGCTTAACGAGGTGGGCCCGTGA
- a CDS encoding cation:proton antiporter, giving the protein MSLLEVATALTFGTLTLAFVLAFIRLARGPSLPDRVVALELITAIAVAYIALFAVAARQPVFLEAAIALALISFLATVAFARYLERDKSLHE; this is encoded by the coding sequence GTGAGTCTGCTCGAGGTGGCCACGGCGCTGACCTTCGGCACCCTGACCCTCGCCTTCGTCCTGGCCTTTATCCGTTTGGCGCGGGGCCCGAGCCTGCCCGACCGGGTGGTCGCCCTGGAGCTCATCACCGCCATCGCCGTAGCCTATATCGCGCTCTTCGCGGTAGCCGCGCGGCAGCCCGTCTTTTTAGAGGCCGCCATCGCCCTGGCGCTCATCTCCTTTTTGGCGACGGTCGCCTTTGCCCGCTACCTCGAGCGCGACAAGAGCCTCCATGAATGA
- a CDS encoding Na+/H+ antiporter subunit E — protein sequence MNLLVWNLGLALLWAAVTAEFTLYNLLVGAVLGFLVLFVTRPLIGETRYFHRPFITAGFLLFFIRELVVSSLKVAYEVITPGFRMRPGVVAVPLEVKTDAEITLLANLITLTPGTLSLDVSSDKRVLYVHAMYVTNAEAVRKEIKGGLERKVLEVMR from the coding sequence GTGAACCTGCTGGTTTGGAACCTCGGTTTAGCCTTGTTGTGGGCCGCCGTGACCGCCGAGTTCACCCTCTACAACCTCTTGGTGGGGGCGGTCCTGGGCTTTTTGGTGCTCTTCGTGACCCGGCCGCTCATCGGCGAAACGAGGTACTTTCACCGCCCCTTTATCACCGCCGGCTTCCTGCTCTTTTTCATCAGGGAGCTGGTGGTCTCGAGCCTCAAGGTGGCCTATGAGGTTATAACGCCCGGCTTTCGCATGCGCCCCGGCGTGGTGGCGGTGCCTTTGGAGGTAAAGACCGACGCCGAGATCACCCTGCTCGCCAACCTGATCACCCTGACGCCGGGCACGCTCAGCCTCGACGTTTCCTCGGACAAGAGGGTGCTCTACGTCCACGCCATGTACGTGACCAACGCCGAGGCGGTGCGCAAGGAGATCAAGGGCGGCCTCGAGCGCAAGGTCTTGGAGGTGATGCGGTGA